The Psychromonas sp. MME1 genome window below encodes:
- the frdA gene encoding fumarate reductase (quinol) flavoprotein subunit — MQIIKTDVAIIGAGGSGLRAAIEIAENHPDLEVALISKVYPMRSHTVAAEGGAAGVAQDHDSLENHFHDTVSGGDWLCEQDVVQYFVENAAKQLTQLEHWGCPWSRKEDGSINVRAFGGMKIERTWFAADKSGFHILHTLFQTSLQHPKITRYDEHFCLDLLVDDGKIQGVLILDIAEGEAKLIQAKSVIMATGGAGRVYTFNTNGGIVTGDGMALAYRHGVALRDMEFVQYHPTGLPGSGILMTEGCRGEGGILTNKDGYRYLQDYGLGPEVPVGQTKNKYMELGPRDKLSQCFWQEQQKGNVVNTPRGDVVYLDLRHLGEAKINERLPFIRELAKAYVGVDPVNEPIPVRPTVHYTMGGIETDAKTATKLAGLYAIGECASVGLHGANRLGSNSLTELAVFGQLAGEQAANYAREAKHEKITPLRKQAEDILAKTEALLHSNGSEKMADIRKEMGDSMEQGVGIYRTKESMQATIEKLAELKQRYKNIQINDKSSVFNTEFLYAIELGYLLDTAEAMAHSAILREESRGSHQRIDGFEKRDDVNFLKHSLAYYQADKAPKIDYSSVTITTSQPAERAYGAAGDKAQEKA, encoded by the coding sequence GTGCAGATAATTAAAACTGATGTAGCTATTATAGGTGCGGGTGGTTCAGGATTACGGGCTGCAATTGAAATTGCAGAAAATCATCCAGATCTTGAAGTAGCCTTAATTTCGAAGGTTTACCCAATGCGCAGTCATACGGTTGCAGCGGAGGGAGGGGCTGCAGGCGTTGCCCAAGATCATGACTCTCTTGAAAACCACTTTCATGATACCGTTTCTGGTGGTGATTGGCTTTGTGAACAGGATGTTGTGCAATATTTTGTCGAAAATGCAGCCAAACAATTAACCCAATTAGAGCACTGGGGTTGCCCTTGGAGTCGCAAAGAGGATGGATCCATTAACGTTCGCGCTTTTGGTGGGATGAAAATAGAACGCACCTGGTTCGCTGCCGATAAAAGTGGTTTTCATATTCTCCATACTCTCTTTCAGACGTCTCTACAGCACCCTAAAATCACCCGTTATGATGAACATTTTTGTTTAGACCTACTCGTTGATGATGGCAAGATACAAGGTGTACTTATCCTTGATATTGCCGAAGGTGAAGCCAAACTTATCCAAGCGAAATCTGTGATTATGGCAACCGGTGGGGCTGGTCGAGTTTATACCTTTAACACCAATGGGGGCATTGTAACTGGTGATGGTATGGCACTTGCGTATCGTCATGGTGTTGCACTACGTGATATGGAGTTTGTGCAGTATCATCCAACCGGATTGCCCGGAAGCGGTATTCTGATGACAGAAGGATGTCGTGGCGAAGGGGGTATTTTAACCAATAAAGACGGCTATCGCTATTTACAAGATTATGGTCTCGGACCTGAAGTTCCGGTTGGGCAAACTAAAAATAAATACATGGAATTAGGCCCACGCGATAAACTCAGCCAATGTTTTTGGCAAGAGCAACAAAAAGGCAATGTCGTCAATACCCCACGCGGTGATGTTGTCTACCTCGATTTACGTCATTTAGGGGAAGCCAAAATTAATGAACGTCTCCCCTTTATTCGTGAATTAGCAAAAGCCTATGTTGGCGTAGATCCTGTCAATGAACCAATTCCAGTTAGGCCTACTGTACATTACACCATGGGTGGAATTGAAACCGATGCCAAAACCGCGACCAAATTAGCAGGCTTATATGCGATTGGTGAATGTGCTTCCGTCGGCTTACACGGTGCAAACCGCTTAGGTTCAAACTCGTTAACTGAATTAGCGGTGTTTGGTCAACTTGCTGGAGAGCAAGCAGCTAACTATGCACGTGAAGCTAAACATGAAAAAATAACACCTCTGCGTAAACAAGCTGAAGATATCCTAGCCAAGACAGAAGCGCTGCTGCACAGCAATGGTAGCGAAAAAATGGCCGACATTCGCAAAGAAATGGGGGATAGCATGGAGCAAGGCGTTGGTATTTACCGCACCAAAGAATCGATGCAAGCAACCATAGAAAAACTAGCAGAACTGAAGCAGCGTTATAAAAATATTCAAATCAACGATAAATCCAGTGTCTTTAATACTGAGTTTTTGTATGCAATTGAACTCGGTTATCTACTTGATACCGCTGAAGCGATGGCTCATAGTGCGATTTTACGCGAAGAGTCGCGTGGCTCTCATCAACGCATTGATGGCTTTGAAAAACGCGATGATGTTAATTTCTTAAAACATTCACTAGCCTATTATCAAGCTGACAAGGCCCCTAAAATAGACTATTCATCGGTCACAATCACCACCAGTCAACCGGCAGAAAGAGCCTACGGTGCAGCAGGTGACAAAGCGCAGGAGAAAGCTTAA
- a CDS encoding VacJ family lipoprotein has product MNGNTITRSYIHFILALLTLLFISACSSVPQVEGDKPEPAYFDSARTVSDDHDFVLADVYDPWEGFNRTMYRFNYRADRYVLLPVIEGYQYVTPELMQDGIHNFFENIREITTFINSLLQLELTKSYQTAGRFLTNSTVGLLGTIDVASYWGIPKHREDFGQTMGYWGSGSGPYLVLPLLGPSSVRDSIGLGVDSIVMSNLRDQLNMKWEEELIWDALNAVDTRSNITFRYYQTGSPFEYELVRKLWTAKRQLDVEK; this is encoded by the coding sequence ATGAATGGAAACACAATAACTCGGTCATACATACATTTTATTTTAGCGCTACTGACGCTGTTATTTATTTCTGCTTGCAGCAGTGTGCCGCAAGTAGAAGGGGATAAACCTGAGCCAGCCTATTTTGACTCAGCCAGAACAGTGAGCGATGATCACGATTTCGTCTTAGCTGATGTATACGATCCATGGGAAGGATTCAACCGCACAATGTATCGCTTTAATTATCGGGCTGACCGTTATGTGCTGCTACCCGTTATTGAAGGGTATCAATATGTTACACCAGAGCTGATGCAAGATGGCATTCATAATTTCTTTGAAAATATCAGAGAAATCACCACTTTTATCAATAGTCTATTGCAATTGGAGCTAACCAAAAGTTACCAAACTGCAGGGCGATTTTTAACTAATTCAACGGTAGGTCTTCTTGGCACGATTGACGTGGCCAGCTATTGGGGAATACCGAAGCACAGGGAAGATTTTGGACAAACCATGGGATATTGGGGCTCAGGCTCTGGTCCTTATTTAGTATTGCCATTATTAGGCCCTTCATCTGTGCGTGATAGTATCGGGCTTGGTGTAGATTCTATTGTGATGAGTAATCTTCGCGACCAATTAAATATGAAATGGGAAGAGGAGCTGATTTGGGATGCACTTAACGCGGTTGATACGCGCTCTAATATTACCTTTCGTTATTATCAGACAGGATCTCCGTTTGAGTATGAGTTAGTACGCAAATTATGGACCGCTAAACGTCAGCTTGATGTTGAAAAATAA
- a CDS encoding amino acid ABC transporter substrate-binding protein: MIFIYRNTIKFIIFAALTVTVFAMTASAAPNNKLIKVGVTASLSGVYQEQGENLLRGIKMWANDVNARGALLGKDIEIIHYDDQSDPEQSAKLYERLINVDGVDLLIGPYSSDVTLRASDVAEKYKMPMVSGTAAASQIWNRGYQNIFQVDLPAEQYLVDGLRVAKARGLKTLAIVFQDSVFTSEVAMGAKKAAEKMDIELLVFEQYSSLRSDFSELIKKLVQKKPQLVLGATYFDDAIAIVRESKKQHFSPLAFGFTSGPSLAAFGEALGDDAENIIGFTPWIHAVRVPLAFDFDFRYRHIYGHAADSNAAGGYAAGEVLEAAVRLAGTLDQDKMRKQLQSMSFLSIVGRYRVDSTGKQIGKAMYALQWQNNQRRLVLPYIFAEAQINFLLPWEER, translated from the coding sequence ATGATATTTATCTATAGAAACACCATAAAATTTATCATCTTTGCGGCGTTAACAGTGACTGTATTCGCGATGACGGCAAGTGCGGCACCTAATAATAAACTGATAAAAGTCGGTGTGACCGCATCGCTCTCTGGCGTGTATCAAGAGCAAGGAGAAAATTTGCTCAGAGGCATAAAAATGTGGGCGAATGATGTTAATGCTAGAGGTGCTTTACTTGGCAAAGATATCGAAATAATCCATTATGATGATCAATCCGATCCAGAACAAAGTGCTAAATTATACGAGCGCTTGATTAATGTCGATGGCGTTGATTTATTGATTGGTCCCTACTCATCCGATGTCACGCTCAGAGCAAGTGATGTTGCCGAGAAATATAAAATGCCGATGGTATCAGGGACGGCTGCAGCATCGCAAATTTGGAATAGAGGCTATCAAAATATATTTCAGGTGGATTTACCTGCTGAACAGTATTTAGTTGATGGTTTACGTGTGGCAAAAGCCCGTGGCTTAAAAACACTAGCGATCGTTTTTCAGGATAGTGTTTTTACCAGTGAGGTCGCAATGGGGGCGAAGAAAGCGGCAGAAAAAATGGACATTGAACTACTTGTTTTTGAACAATATTCAAGTCTGCGTAGTGATTTTTCAGAACTGATTAAAAAACTTGTCCAGAAAAAACCGCAACTTGTCTTAGGAGCAACTTACTTTGACGATGCCATTGCGATTGTTCGCGAGAGTAAAAAACAACATTTTAGTCCACTGGCATTTGGCTTTACTTCAGGTCCGTCTCTCGCTGCATTTGGTGAAGCGTTAGGAGATGATGCAGAAAATATTATTGGCTTTACACCATGGATACACGCGGTAAGGGTTCCGTTGGCATTTGATTTTGACTTTCGTTATCGACATATTTATGGCCACGCTGCGGATAGCAATGCCGCTGGTGGTTACGCCGCAGGGGAAGTCCTCGAGGCGGCTGTACGTTTAGCCGGAACACTTGATCAAGATAAAATGCGCAAACAGTTACAAAGTATGAGTTTTCTCTCTATTGTTGGTCGTTATCGCGTTGATTCAACGGGCAAGCAAATAGGTAAAGCAATGTATGCGTTACAGTGGCAGAATAATCAAAGACGTTTAGTGCTGCCCTATATTTTTGCGGAAGCGCAAATTAATTTTTTACTTCCATGGGAGGAACGTTAA
- a CDS encoding DUF4404 family protein produces the protein MAINKVKSEFEKLSAILDEGLIADECTAGELKQVHDQLQKAIAARDPAQHIRDKKIAQQLVLFEESNPIVGKVVKDLLNALSGMGI, from the coding sequence ATGGCAATAAACAAAGTAAAATCTGAATTTGAAAAGTTATCTGCAATTTTAGATGAAGGTTTGATTGCGGATGAGTGTACTGCAGGTGAATTAAAACAGGTACATGATCAATTGCAAAAGGCTATAGCGGCTAGAGACCCTGCTCAGCATATTAGAGATAAAAAAATAGCGCAGCAGTTAGTGCTGTTTGAAGAGAGTAATCCTATTGTAGGTAAGGTCGTTAAAGATTTATTAAACGCATTATCGGGAATGGGGATTTAG
- the rpsT gene encoding 30S ribosomal protein S20 — MANIKSAKKRALQAENNRKHNASRRTMMRTFIKKVVTAIEAADKEVATSAFVKLQSVLDSYATKGLISKNTAARKKSRLAAKIKAL; from the coding sequence TTGGCTAATATCAAGTCTGCTAAAAAACGTGCTTTACAAGCTGAAAATAACCGTAAACACAACGCAAGTCGTCGTACAATGATGCGTACTTTCATTAAGAAAGTTGTTACTGCAATTGAAGCTGCAGATAAAGAAGTAGCTACTTCTGCATTTGTAAAATTGCAATCAGTTTTAGATAGCTATGCAACTAAAGGCTTAATTAGCAAAAACACAGCTGCTCGTAAGAAAAGCCGTCTTGCTGCAAAAATTAAAGCACTTTAA
- the murJ gene encoding murein biosynthesis integral membrane protein MurJ: MSKKLLRSGLIVSSMTLISRVLGLVRDVVIAHLMGAGAAADLFFFANKIPNFLRRLFAEGAFAQAFVPVLTEYEKTKSPDQVKALIASVSGTLGTIITVVTILGVLGSSVITALFGFGWFLEWWNGGEQGYKFELASLLLKITFPYLWFITFTALSGAILNTLGKFAVAAFTPVFLNIAIISCALWLAPNLQQPEIGLAIGVFLGGALQFLFQIPFLHKEKLLVRPTWNWSDPGVVKIRTLMIPALFGVSVSQINLLLDTFIASFLQTGSISWLYYSDRLLEFPLGLFGIAIATVILPSLSSSHVTKDNHYFAKTLDWGMRMVFLLGFPAMVGLIVLAEPMLRVLFMRGEFDIQDVSMAGMSLWAYASGLLSFMLVKILAPGYYSRQDTKTPVKYGMIAMLSNMLLNIIFAIPYGYVGLAIATSISATLNAFLLWFGLYRSGVYKIQKESISVYLRIIFSGILMAVALALFTPTLQEWAQFSLFKSALTLLLLIAGAVITYFIMLLLSGIRVHHFKVSTDNDKNEG; this comes from the coding sequence GTGAGCAAAAAATTATTGAGATCTGGTTTGATAGTCAGCTCTATGACGTTGATCTCGCGTGTATTAGGCTTAGTTCGAGATGTTGTTATTGCGCACTTAATGGGGGCAGGGGCCGCCGCTGACCTTTTCTTCTTCGCAAATAAAATTCCCAATTTTTTACGTCGTCTATTTGCCGAAGGCGCTTTTGCTCAAGCTTTCGTGCCAGTGCTGACTGAATATGAAAAAACTAAATCACCGGATCAAGTAAAAGCACTTATCGCTAGTGTCTCGGGAACATTAGGTACAATTATCACTGTTGTTACTATTCTGGGGGTGTTAGGTTCATCGGTTATTACGGCCTTATTCGGCTTTGGTTGGTTTCTTGAATGGTGGAATGGTGGTGAACAGGGCTATAAATTCGAACTGGCCTCTTTGCTACTTAAAATTACCTTCCCCTATTTGTGGTTTATTACATTTACAGCATTATCGGGCGCTATCTTAAATACCTTGGGTAAATTTGCCGTGGCAGCATTTACACCGGTGTTCCTCAATATTGCTATTATTAGCTGTGCATTATGGCTTGCACCAAATTTACAGCAACCTGAAATAGGATTAGCGATCGGCGTCTTTTTAGGTGGGGCTTTGCAGTTTTTATTTCAGATTCCATTTTTACATAAAGAGAAATTGTTAGTGCGACCTACCTGGAATTGGTCTGATCCCGGTGTGGTCAAAATTAGAACATTGATGATTCCCGCTTTATTCGGTGTTTCAGTTAGTCAAATTAATTTGCTATTAGATACTTTCATTGCCAGTTTTCTACAAACAGGATCTATTAGTTGGTTATATTATTCTGATCGTTTGTTAGAATTTCCATTAGGCCTATTTGGTATTGCAATTGCGACGGTGATCTTGCCAAGTTTATCCTCCTCCCATGTCACTAAAGATAATCACTATTTTGCTAAAACCTTAGACTGGGGGATGCGCATGGTATTCCTGTTAGGTTTTCCAGCAATGGTTGGATTGATTGTGCTGGCTGAGCCTATGTTACGTGTTTTATTCATGCGTGGTGAGTTTGATATACAAGATGTATCAATGGCTGGAATGAGCTTATGGGCCTATGCCAGCGGTTTACTAAGCTTTATGTTAGTGAAAATACTTGCCCCAGGCTATTATTCTCGACAGGATACTAAGACGCCCGTTAAATATGGGATGATTGCGATGCTTAGTAACATGCTACTTAATATCATTTTTGCGATCCCCTATGGCTATGTTGGACTGGCTATTGCGACGTCGATATCGGCCACGCTGAATGCATTTTTACTCTGGTTTGGTTTATATCGTAGTGGTGTTTATAAAATACAAAAAGAGAGCATATCCGTCTACTTGCGTATTATTTTCTCCGGAATATTGATGGCGGTGGCGTTGGCACTATTCACTCCGACATTGCAGGAATGGGCACAGTTTTCTTTATTTAAATCAGCGCTTACCTTGTTGCTATTAATCGCGGGTGCCGTGATCACCTATTTTATTATGTTGTTATTGAGTGGCATCCGGGTACATCATTTTAAGGTTTCCACGGATAATGATAAAAATGAGGGCTGA
- the ribF gene encoding bifunctional riboflavin kinase/FAD synthetase, translated as MELIRGIHNLQPQHQGCVLSIGNFDGIHLGHKVVLARLLVEAERLQVPATVMTFEPQPAELFAGNNAPARLSRLRDKFVQLEKQGINRLLCVSFTHQFANLSAQDFITELLIKKLGVQFLVVGDDFHFGYQRQGDFELLKAAGKKYGFVVVDTKSLLQQDKRISSSRIRDFLAVGDLAQAEQMLGRKYSITGRVGHGRKLGRTIGVPTANLLLKRRVSPVSGVFVVSILGLDEKVYQGVANIGKRPTVHGVRQQLEVHLFDFNRDLYGVQLEVVLLAKLRDEVRFDSFAQLKIQIDKDIKQAKQWHQLNSDKS; from the coding sequence ATGGAACTAATACGGGGTATTCATAATCTACAACCTCAGCATCAAGGCTGCGTGTTAAGTATTGGAAATTTCGACGGCATTCATCTTGGCCATAAAGTTGTGTTGGCAAGATTGTTAGTCGAAGCTGAACGTTTACAAGTTCCGGCAACGGTGATGACCTTTGAGCCGCAGCCCGCTGAATTATTTGCCGGAAATAATGCGCCTGCGCGTTTAAGCCGATTACGTGATAAGTTTGTGCAATTAGAAAAACAAGGCATCAATCGCCTGTTATGCGTCTCTTTTACGCATCAATTTGCTAATTTGAGTGCACAAGATTTTATTACTGAGTTATTAATCAAGAAGCTCGGAGTGCAATTTCTCGTGGTGGGTGATGACTTTCATTTTGGCTATCAGCGCCAAGGTGATTTTGAATTATTGAAAGCTGCGGGTAAAAAGTACGGTTTTGTCGTGGTCGATACGAAAAGTTTATTGCAACAGGATAAGCGTATCAGTAGCAGCCGTATTCGTGACTTTTTAGCGGTAGGTGATTTAGCGCAAGCGGAGCAGATGCTGGGAAGAAAATACAGCATTACAGGGCGTGTTGGCCATGGCCGTAAATTAGGGCGAACCATTGGTGTACCAACGGCTAATCTACTATTAAAACGCCGTGTCTCACCTGTTTCAGGGGTTTTCGTTGTGTCCATATTAGGCCTTGATGAAAAAGTGTATCAAGGGGTTGCTAATATTGGAAAGCGTCCAACCGTGCATGGTGTTCGTCAACAGTTAGAAGTACACCTCTTTGATTTTAATCGCGACTTATATGGTGTGCAATTAGAGGTGGTGTTACTAGCTAAGTTACGCGATGAGGTACGCTTTGACTCATTTGCACAATTAAAGATACAAATTGATAAAGATATAAAGCAAGCCAAACAGTGGCATCAACTGAATTCAGATAAATCGTAA
- the ileS gene encoding isoleucine--tRNA ligase, translating into MSDYKDTLNLPKTGFPMRANLANREPNMLKNWYSKDLYQQIRSAKKGKKTFILHDGPPYANGDIHIGHSVNKIIKDIIIKSKTLSDFDAPYIPGWDCHGLPIELKVEQKHGKPGAKLTAAEFRIKCREYAARQVDGQRNDFKRLGILGEWDKPYLTMDFKTEANIVRALAKIIKNGHLHKGSKPVHWCTDCGSALAEAEVEYEDKKSPAIDVAFTAVDDAKILSSFNLVGDDEGHGAIAVVIWTTTPWTLPANRAVALAAAVEYSLVQADDRRFILATHLVPDCMARYGVSEFKTLAICSGLDLENQLFNHPFLTIEVPAIVADHVTTEAGTGIVHTAPGHGQDDYSVGLRYNLEVANPVGDNGVFREDTEFFAGLHVFKANDRVVEVLQERNALLCHKPLLHSYPHCWRHKTPIIFRATPQWFIAMDQKGLRDNALKGIKEVQWIPSWGQNRIEKMIENRPDWCISRQRTWGVPITLFVNKETDELHENSVEMMELIARKIEKEGIQAWWDLEPETLLGFEAEEFRKVTDTLDVWFDSGTTHSAVAAVREEYRQENGEQAPVDMYLEGSDQHRGWFQSSLMTGMAINNVAPYKEVLTHGFVVDGQGKKMSKSVGNVLSPQTVINNLGADVLRLWVASTDYTGEITVSDEILNRSADSYRRIRNTSRFLLANLNGFEPATDMVAPEEMVALDRWIVAQTLTLQNEVVEAYESYNLHVVYQKLMHFCSIELGSFYLDIIKDRQYTAKAESNARRSCQTALYHIAESLVRLMAPILSFTADEIWARMPGQRSEFVFSEVWYEGLFALSDHEALSNEAWASLISVRAEVNRALELARKDNVIGGGLEAQVTLYADAALSELLTSLEDELRFVLITSSATVKALADAPENALATELKGLSVVVEKSSAEKCSRCWHHSADIGQHEAHPELCGRCVTNIDGAGEIRKFA; encoded by the coding sequence ATGAGTGACTATAAAGATACGTTAAACTTACCTAAAACAGGTTTTCCGATGCGTGCAAATTTAGCAAATCGTGAACCTAATATGTTGAAAAATTGGTATAGCAAAGATCTTTACCAACAGATTCGTAGCGCTAAAAAAGGTAAAAAGACATTTATTCTGCACGATGGCCCTCCCTATGCGAATGGTGATATTCACATAGGTCACTCCGTTAATAAAATTATTAAAGATATTATTATTAAGTCTAAAACATTATCTGATTTTGATGCGCCTTACATCCCAGGCTGGGATTGCCATGGGCTACCAATTGAATTAAAAGTAGAGCAGAAGCATGGCAAACCTGGGGCGAAATTGACTGCCGCTGAGTTTCGTATTAAATGCCGTGAATATGCTGCGCGTCAAGTTGACGGTCAACGTAACGACTTTAAACGTTTAGGTATCTTGGGTGAGTGGGATAAGCCCTATCTCACGATGGACTTTAAGACCGAAGCCAATATTGTCCGTGCCTTGGCAAAAATCATTAAAAATGGGCATCTTCATAAAGGTTCTAAACCTGTTCACTGGTGTACTGATTGTGGTAGTGCCTTAGCAGAAGCTGAAGTGGAATACGAAGATAAAAAATCACCTGCAATCGATGTCGCATTTACTGCCGTTGACGATGCAAAAATATTAAGCAGCTTCAACCTTGTTGGTGATGATGAAGGTCATGGTGCGATTGCTGTGGTTATTTGGACAACCACACCTTGGACACTGCCTGCTAACCGTGCGGTTGCTTTGGCGGCTGCCGTTGAGTACTCATTAGTGCAAGCCGATGATCGCCGCTTTATTTTAGCTACTCACCTCGTGCCTGATTGTATGGCGCGTTATGGCGTGAGTGAATTTAAAACCCTCGCTATCTGTTCCGGACTGGATTTAGAAAATCAACTTTTTAATCATCCTTTCTTAACAATAGAAGTGCCAGCGATTGTCGCCGATCACGTGACCACTGAAGCTGGTACGGGTATTGTTCATACTGCTCCAGGACACGGTCAAGACGATTACTCAGTCGGGCTGCGTTATAATCTAGAGGTTGCTAACCCCGTTGGTGATAATGGTGTATTTAGGGAAGATACAGAATTTTTTGCTGGCTTACATGTATTCAAAGCGAATGATCGTGTTGTTGAAGTGTTACAGGAACGAAATGCACTATTATGTCATAAGCCATTGCTACATAGTTACCCACATTGTTGGCGCCATAAAACCCCGATTATTTTCCGTGCAACGCCACAATGGTTTATCGCGATGGATCAGAAAGGACTGCGTGATAATGCATTAAAAGGTATTAAAGAAGTGCAATGGATCCCAAGCTGGGGACAAAATCGTATTGAGAAAATGATCGAAAACCGTCCTGATTGGTGTATCTCTCGTCAACGCACTTGGGGTGTTCCTATTACTTTGTTTGTTAATAAAGAAACGGATGAACTGCATGAAAATAGCGTTGAGATGATGGAGCTTATCGCGCGTAAGATTGAAAAAGAGGGCATTCAAGCTTGGTGGGATCTTGAGCCAGAGACGCTGCTTGGTTTTGAAGCCGAAGAGTTCCGTAAAGTGACGGATACCCTCGATGTTTGGTTTGATTCTGGTACAACGCACTCTGCTGTAGCGGCGGTACGTGAAGAGTACAGACAGGAAAATGGTGAGCAAGCACCGGTTGATATGTATCTTGAAGGTTCAGATCAACATCGTGGTTGGTTCCAATCATCGCTAATGACTGGCATGGCCATTAATAATGTCGCACCATATAAAGAAGTATTAACACACGGGTTCGTGGTTGATGGTCAAGGCAAAAAAATGTCTAAATCAGTGGGGAATGTTTTATCCCCACAAACGGTCATTAACAACCTAGGGGCAGATGTGCTGCGTTTATGGGTTGCCTCTACGGATTATACGGGTGAAATCACTGTCTCTGATGAAATCTTAAATCGTAGTGCCGATAGCTACCGTCGTATTCGTAATACCTCTCGCTTTTTACTGGCAAACCTTAATGGTTTTGAGCCAGCTACAGATATGGTTGCACCTGAAGAGATGGTGGCGTTAGACCGTTGGATCGTCGCGCAAACATTAACCTTGCAAAATGAAGTGGTTGAAGCTTATGAAAGCTATAATTTACATGTGGTTTATCAAAAATTAATGCATTTTTGTTCCATTGAATTAGGTAGCTTTTACTTAGATATCATTAAAGATCGTCAATACACAGCCAAAGCTGAAAGTAATGCACGTCGTAGCTGTCAAACTGCTTTATACCATATTGCCGAATCATTAGTGCGCTTAATGGCTCCGATTCTAAGCTTCACTGCCGATGAAATATGGGCTCGTATGCCAGGTCAACGTAGTGAATTTGTCTTTTCTGAAGTGTGGTATGAAGGTTTATTTGCCTTATCTGATCATGAAGCACTTAGCAATGAAGCGTGGGCTAGCTTAATTTCTGTGCGTGCGGAAGTGAACCGTGCTTTAGAGTTGGCACGTAAAGATAATGTTATTGGTGGTGGATTGGAAGCACAGGTAACACTGTATGCCGATGCAGCTTTAAGTGAGCTGTTAACAAGTTTAGAAGATGAGTTACGTTTTGTCTTAATTACTTCATCTGCCACTGTTAAAGCGTTGGCTGATGCTCCTGAAAATGCACTGGCAACTGAGCTTAAAGGGTTATCGGTTGTCGTTGAGAAAAGCTCCGCAGAAAAATGTTCACGTTGTTGGCACCATAGCGCTGATATCGGACAACATGAAGCGCATCCTGAGTTATGTGGGCGTTGTGTTACCAATATTGATGGTGCTGGCGAAATACGTAAATTCGCTTAG
- the lspA gene encoding signal peptidase II: MQNIETKENSGIRWLWLTAIVFIIDQVTKYWTVQALELHESYQVFSFFHFTYARNYGAAFSFLSDAGGWQKYLFTGIAVVVSAYLIYALKKNSATQRWSNIAFALILSGAIGNVTDRLLFGYVVDFLDFDLGFYRWPTFNVADISIFIGAAMMILESLFTDNNKKESSESDES, from the coding sequence ATGCAAAATATAGAGACCAAAGAAAACTCTGGAATACGTTGGTTATGGTTAACGGCGATCGTTTTTATTATCGATCAAGTCACTAAATATTGGACAGTACAGGCATTAGAGTTACACGAATCTTATCAAGTGTTCTCTTTTTTTCATTTCACCTATGCGCGTAATTACGGTGCTGCATTTAGCTTCTTGAGTGATGCAGGGGGGTGGCAAAAGTACCTATTTACGGGCATCGCAGTGGTTGTTTCTGCCTATTTAATTTATGCATTGAAAAAAAATAGTGCCACACAACGTTGGTCAAATATTGCCTTCGCTCTCATTTTGTCTGGAGCGATTGGTAATGTAACGGATCGATTACTGTTTGGTTACGTGGTTGATTTTTTAGATTTCGATTTAGGTTTTTACCGTTGGCCAACCTTTAATGTGGCTGATATTTCTATTTTTATTGGGGCGGCAATGATGATTTTAGAATCTTTATTCACTGATAATAATAAAAAAGAGTCCTCAGAGAGCGACGAGTCGTAG
- the fkpB gene encoding FKBP-type peptidyl-prolyl cis-trans isomerase — MAKMINGQSEVLMHFSICLADGFAVDSSKVNNKPAKFVMGDGSLTPGFEACLLGLKEGQSETFTLAPESAFGLPDPDNIHYLELTKFSADVPAEIGSIITFTQPDGSDIPGIIRDVVGDSVTVDFNHPLAGQTLTFSVDVLEVLN; from the coding sequence ATGGCTAAAATGATTAATGGGCAAAGTGAAGTATTGATGCATTTTTCTATCTGTCTAGCGGATGGATTTGCCGTTGATAGTAGCAAGGTAAATAATAAACCTGCTAAATTTGTGATGGGAGATGGCAGCCTGACGCCCGGTTTTGAAGCTTGTTTGCTCGGTTTAAAAGAGGGACAATCGGAAACATTTACCCTTGCCCCTGAATCGGCTTTTGGATTACCCGATCCTGATAATATCCATTATCTTGAGTTAACGAAATTTAGCGCGGATGTACCAGCAGAAATCGGCTCGATTATTACCTTTACACAACCCGATGGCAGCGATATTCCTGGTATTATTCGCGACGTGGTGGGGGATAGTGTCACGGTTGATTTTAACCATCCATTAGCTGGACAAACGTTAACCTTCTCCGTTGATGTTTTAGAAGTTTTAAATTAG